Proteins from a single region of Gasterosteus aculeatus chromosome 20, fGasAcu3.hap1.1, whole genome shotgun sequence:
- the LOC120810021 gene encoding endothelin-2 gives MYAHASVLLLISLWASVEKGLGLPVMRQLTGDGVQTQRVRTKRCACSSLLDSECHYFCHLDIIWVNSASRTTVFGLGSAPSRRRRSVGRCTCANLDDHSCIVFCHHRAEHPKQRSSIHHRDESSHKKSAP, from the exons ATGTATGCCCATGCCAGCGTTCTACTTCTCATCAGTCTTTGGGCTTCCGTGGAGAAAG GTCTGGGTCTTCCGGTCATGAGACAGCTGACCGGTGATGGCGTCCAGACACAGAGAGTGAGGACAAAGCGCTGCGCCTGCAGCAGCCTGCTGGACTCTGAGTGCCACTATTTCTGCCACCTGGATATCATCTGGGTCAACTCGGCCAG taGGACAACAGTTTTCGGTCTAGGCAGCGCTCCGTCACGACGCAGAAGGTCCGTTGGCCGCTGCACCTGTGCCAACCTTGATGATCACAGCTGTATCGTCTTCTGCCATCACCGAGCCGAGCaccccaaacagcggtcaagcaTCCATC ACAGAGATGAGTCCTCCCATAAGAAGAGTGCTCCATGA